Genomic window (Streptomyces sp. TG1A-60):
TCAGGTCGGCGCCGAGAGCCTGAGCCAGGCGGCGCAGGAGGGGAAGCGTGGGCACGGTCCCGCCGCCTTCGAAGCGGGAGATCTGCGGCTGCTTCATCCCGCACCGCTCGGCCAGCTCGGCCTGGGACAGCCCGAGCTCGATGCGCCGGTCGTGGACGAGTTGCCCGAGCTCACGGGCGAGCGCGGAAGGCGGGTCCTGCATGGTTCCTCCCCGCCTCAGGCCGCTGGGGCGACGATGGTGACGGTGGGCTCGTCTCCGCCGGCGAGGTGCACGTCCACCGTGAGGTCCAGTGCGCGGGCCAGGCGCATGATGACCGCGATGGGCGGCAGCTCGGTGGCCGTCTCGATGCCTTCGATGTCCTCGACGTCGACGTGCATGCGCTCGGCGAGGTCGGCCTCGCTCAGCCCGAGTTGCTTACGCCGGTCGTAGACGGCCTTGCCCAACGTCATGGCGAGCCCGGCCTCTTCGTAGACCCGGTCGTACTCGGGGTCAGCGTCCAGGTGTTCGCCCAGTAGCTGGCGGTGGCGACGGGTCCTCCATTCGCTGTGGTTCATCGGTTCTCCTTGAGGTTGCGGCTGTAGAGGTCGTGCTCGGCGGCGGCTTCATGCTCTGCCTCGCACAATCGCTGTGCGGCGTGGGCGCGGTCCACTTCGGCCTGCTCGCGCATCTTGGTCTTGCGGAACACGGTGAGCAGCACGACACGTCGGCCGGGCGCCAGCCAGTAGGTGATCCGCTGATGGGCATCGCCCAGGCGGAAGCGCAGCTCGCGGAGTTTGCCGCCCAGGTGGCGGGAGTGCGGTTCGTCGAGGGTGGTGGGCTGCTCGGCGAGCAGGTCGGCGACGCGTTCGGCCTGCTTGTAGTGATGGGCGGGAATGCTCTCCAGCCACAGCCGCACCTCCGGCTCGATCTCGATCGAGTACCGCCCGCTGTCCATATCGCCGATGATATATGGCACGGGGTGCGAGAGCGCGACTTCGTAGTTCAGGTCGTGTGCCGTCGCCGCGATCGCAGCCACTCCAGCGTCACACACCCCCGTACTCCCCCCTTCGTCCTGATGCCACGGCGCCGCCGCAAACCAGCGGCAACCTGCCGAGGCGGTGCAGGGGCGGCTTCTTTCGGCGGGATCGGGAGCGGGAGAGGCAGCGTACGGCCGGGCTGGTGCGTCGCCCAGTCTGGCGGCGCGGGTCCGGGGCGGGAGGAGTCGGCCCCGACGGGCGGGCGTGAGGGTCGGCCCCCTGGTCGGCCATGTGCCTGTGATCCGGCCGTAGGACGGTCGTGGGCGACAACTTGCTCCGCCAGGAGCCCGGTTCCGGCTATCCCGGCAATCTGGCCGGTTGCCGCTCGCAGTCCTGGACCGTCCCCTTGCCGGGGCGACCGGCCTCCCGAGCGAACGGCGGGCTTGTCGGCGACGGCGGTCAGCCAATGCGGGCGAGGCCCGCCTTGAACCTCGTAGAGAAAATCTGAACGCACGCCCCGGGCGGCCCGGTGTGTCCCGGACCGCCCGGCATGGTGGGTCAGCGGCCCCGCCCACCGCCGCCCGACTCCAGCGCCTCGACACGAGCGCAAAGGTCGGTGATTTGCTCGACGGCGTCGGCCAGTGCCCGTTCCAACGCCTCGACGCGGGCCGCCGCCTCGCTGACGAGTGCGGTCGCCTCCGGGCTGTCGAGGTCATCAGCATCGTCTACGCCGTGGTCGCGGTGGGCGACGAAGGCACCCTTGCCGGGGCGGGAGACCGCCCACCCGTCCTGTTTCAGCAGGGCCATGGCCTTCTGCACAGTCAGGCTCGAGGCCCCGAACTCCTGCATCAGCATGGCCTGCGTCGGCAGCGCGTCCCCCGGCCGCAGCCCGCCGGAGCGGATCCGCTCGCGCACGGTCTCGGCAACGACCTCGAACGTCAGCGGTACCCCGCTGCCCGCCTGCCTGCGCCCGCGCCTCGCCGCCACCACGCCCGGTCACCCCCCCGCTTTCCACGCCCTCTACCAGCACAATCCGGCCCGGCCAAACCGGGAAACCGGCCCCACACTACCCGCGCCCCACCGCCCACAGAAAGGAATGAGGAGGGATGCACTTGAATGCGCCAGTGGGGCGATGTTAACGTCACGCACTCGCCGGTGATCATCACCGCGCCCCGCCGACCAGCCCTCACTGGTCCGGCCCCCGCGCCCAACTCCGAGGCGCCCCGTTCCCCTGTGAGCCGATCGCTTCGGCCTGCCCACGCCATCCCGCGCCGTACCGCTTCCGCGCTCCCGCCGAAAGGCCTCTTTCCGTATGCCCGCACAGCTTCAACTCTCGTATCCCGCGACCGTTCCAACCGCCTCGCGTCCGTCGTCGGCGTTCACGGCACCGACCTGCCCGGCGGACGTCACCGCCTCTGCGGCGGCAGGGCGGGCGCTGGAGCGTCGCGCCCGGCTCACCGCCAAGCTGGCGAAGCTCGCCGCCACCGGCCAACTCGCAGCCCTCGCACGACAGATAACCGGACTCGGCGGCTGCGCGCACCCGATCCGCCTGACCGGGCACCGTACGCGCCTGGACGCCGTTACCGGTGCGATCCTCGACCACTTCGACTCCGGCCGACTCCCGGCGGGCGAACTGCTGGTCCGCTGCGGCAACCGCCGTGCCACCCGCTGCCCGGCCTGCTCCACCGTCTACCGCTACGACACCTACCAGCTCATCGCCGCCGGACTGCGCGGCGGCAAGACCGTCCCCACAAGCGTCGCCGTGCACCCGCGCGTGTTCGCCACCCTCACCGCGCCCGGCTTCGGGCCCGTCCACAACCAGCCCGACACCGGCCGTTGCCACTGCGGCCAGGTCCACCCCGACGACGACCCGCTCCTCGGCACCCCGCTCGACCCCGAGCGCTACGACTACACCGGCGCGGTGCTGTGGAACGCGCACGCCCCGGCCCTGTGGGCCCGCTTCACCACCCACCTGCGCCGCGAGATCGCCAAGGCCGCCGGGCTCACGCAACGGACCCTGCGGGACCACGCCACTCTCTCGTACGCGAAGGTCGCCGAGTACCAGAAACGGGGCCAGGTCCACTTCCACGCCGTCATCCGCCTCGACGGCCCCACCGGCCCCA
Coding sequences:
- a CDS encoding helix-turn-helix transcriptional regulator — its product is MNHSEWRTRRHRQLLGEHLDADPEYDRVYEEAGLAMTLGKAVYDRRKQLGLSEADLAERMHVDVEDIEGIETATELPPIAVIMRLARALDLTVDVHLAGGDEPTVTIVAPAA
- a CDS encoding type II toxin-antitoxin system RelE/ParE family toxin, with product MDSGRYSIEIEPEVRLWLESIPAHHYKQAERVADLLAEQPTTLDEPHSRHLGGKLRELRFRLGDAHQRITYWLAPGRRVVLLTVFRKTKMREQAEVDRAHAAQRLCEAEHEAAAEHDLYSRNLKENR
- a CDS encoding winged helix-turn-helix domain-containing protein, whose amino-acid sequence is MVAARRGRRQAGSGVPLTFEVVAETVRERIRSGGLRPGDALPTQAMLMQEFGASSLTVQKAMALLKQDGWAVSRPGKGAFVAHRDHGVDDADDLDSPEATALVSEAAARVEALERALADAVEQITDLCARVEALESGGGGRGR